CGAGAGCTCGGCCTCCACGTCGGGGTCGTCGTACTCGACGACGTAGAGGGTCCCGTTGCGCGGGTACTCGCGGAGCGTGATCGCCCCGTGGTCGTTGCACGCCTTCACGACCGTGTACTTTCCAGTCCGGTTCATCACGGTCGGCGTTTCGGCTTCCGGAATCATAGTTATGCCATCCCTACGGCCGTGTACGGCGGCGTCTACGCGCCTCGACGGCGGGGCGGTGTCGGAAGTCGACCGCGAGCAGATCCGGACGCGAGCAGACCCGGACGCGAGCCGGCCCGTCCCCGACCGCGAACGTTCCATTTTAATCGGCCCATCGCTTCGCTCGGGTATGACGGAGACGGAGATCCCCGAGGACCACCCGCGCTACGCGTCGCTGGTGACGCGCCACCGGATCGAGGCGGGCGTCGAGCGGGGGATCACCTCGAAGCAGGGGCTGATCGCGCAGGGGCGCGGCGAGGCGTTCGACTACCTCCTCGGCGAGCGCACGCTCCCGAGCGCCGACGCGGCCGCGCGCGCCGCGGCCGCGACGCTCCTCTCGGCCGACCGCCCGGTGATCTCGGTGAACGGCAACGTCGCGGCGCTCGCGCCGAGCGAGACGGTCGACCTCGCTGACGCGGTCGACGCGGACCTCGAAGTGAACCTGTTCAACCACACCGACGAGCGGGTCCGTCGGATCGCGGCCCACCTCCGCGAGCACGGCGCAGACGAGGTGAAGGGACTCGCCGGCGACGGCGAGATACCCGGGCTGGACCACGCGCGCGGGGTCGTCGACGCTGACGGGATCGAGGCGGCCGACGTCGTCGTGGTCCCGCTGGAGGACGGCGACCGCGCGGCCGCGCTCGACGCGATGGGGAAGACGGAGATCGTGATCGACCTCAACCCCGGGAGCCGCTCGCCGCGGACCGCCGACGTGCCGATAATCGACAACCTGCTGCGCGCGGTGCCGAACGTGACCGAACACGCGCGGAACCTCGCGGAGGCGACGCCCGCGGAACTGGACCGGATCGCCGGCGAGTTCGACGCGGACGCCGCGCTCGACGCGGCCGAGGCGGCGATCCGAGAGGGGTCGTTCGCGGACGGAGACGGGGAGTAGGGACGACGAGCGGCCGCCCGCCGGAAGGCAAAAGCGTGCGCCGCCCCTACCGGGCGCATGGAACTCGACGAGACGGACCGGGCGATCCTGCGAATCCTTCAGGAGGACGCGCGGACACCGTTCTCGGAGGTCGCTCGTCGGATCGACATGTCCAGCGCGACCGTCCACGACAGGGTCAGCCGCCTCGAAGAGGCCGGCGTCATCCGCGGGTACCACGCCGACGTCGACCCGAAGGCGGTCGGCCACGGCGTCGGCGCGTTCGTCGGCCTGCGCGTCGAGCAGGGCCGCGAGGAGGACGCGCTCGAACGCCTCCGCGGCATCGACGGCGTCCGCGAGATCCACCTCACCACCGGGGAGTGGGACGTCATCCTCCGGGTCGTCGCGGCCGACACCGACCGGCTCCGAGAGCTGATGTTCGAGCGGATCGCGGAGACGGAGGGGTTCTCGCGCTCGCAGACGATGGTCATCTTGGGCACCGACTACGAGCAGCCCGGCCCGCCGCTGTAGCGGGACGCGGACCGCGCCGTCGAGACGGGCGGCGACGCCGGCGTCAAACGGCGCCGCGCTCGCTCGGGACCGGAACGCTCAACTCGGGACCTCTCCGAACGGTGACCATGAGCACAGGTGTCGCGGACGGGTTCGACCCGTCGCCGGAGCGCGCATGGGCGGCGGTCGTGGGAGGCGTCACGGCGCTGCTGGCGCTCGGGTCCGTCGTCTTCCCGCGCGTCGTCTACGACCGCTTCCTCTGGCGCTACTTCTGGGGACCGGTGGTCGCGGACGGCGAGGGCGCGCAGTGTGCGGTCCGCGAGGTCGGCGGCACCACGGAGCTGCTCGGGAGCGGCGCGGCGTGTCAGTCGGCCGCCAGCGCCGGCGAGGTCGTCGCGACCCCGGGGTACACGACCTTCTCGACGGTGAGCTACGTGGTGATCCTGCTGGCGATGCTGATCGGCGTCGTCTTCCTGCTCCGCCGGCTCGACATCGCGACGGAGCTCCGGTTCTTCTACGCGCTGTTCCCGTTCATGCTGTTCGGCGGGGCGATGCGGACGGTCGAGGACGCGGGCGTGGCGGCGACCGCCGCGGGCGTCGAACCGCTGATCGGCTTCCCGGCGAGCGCGCTGCTGATCAGCCCGTTCATCTACTTCACGGTGTTTTTGTTCACCCTCGCGTGCGTCGTCACGGCGTACGCGCTCGAACGCCGCGGCGTCGTCGACGACTACGCGCGCCCGCTGTTCGCCTCGGGCGCCGCCGGGCTGGCGCTCGCGGTCGGCTACCTCTCGTATCTCGCCGTCGCGACCGACTACGTCGAGTTCTACCCGCAGGTGCTCGTCCCGACGCTCGTCATCGCGACGCTCGCGACCGCGGGCACGTGGGCGCTGGCGACCCGGCGGATTCCGACGCTCCGGCAGGGGACCGGCGCCGCGGGGATCGTGATCATCTGGGGCCACGCGATAGACGGGGTCGCGAACGTGATCGGACTCAACTGGATGCCCGCGCTGACCGACACCGCGAACCTCGTCCCGAAACACGTCGTCAACGCGCTGATCGTCGACTGGACCGGGCGGCTCCTGCCGGACTCGATCCTCGCCGTCACCGGCGACGCCTGGCCGTTCCTCCTCGTGAAGCTCGCGGCCGCGACGTTCGTCGTTTGGGTGTTCAACGGCGAGATGTACGAGGAGTCGCCGCGGTACACGCTGCTGCTCCTCATCACCGTCCTCGCGGTCGGACTCGGGCCGGGCACGCGGGACATGCTCCGCGCGACGTTCGGGGTCTGAACCGGGCGATTCAACGCCCGCTGCGACTCAACTGACCGTTTAAAAGGCGGACGGCGCGCCGCGTCGCGCTCCCGCCGGGGCGCGACGCGAACGCGAGGGAGGCGAGCGGGCCGCGCGGCGCCGTCCGCGCGGCCCGCCCGCCGAGGCTGGGGAGGCGCGAGGCCGTGCCGCCCTCGGCCGGCGCGGCTTTATACGGAACCGACAAGTGGACCGAGCGCCGAGCGCGACCGTGACTGACACACCGCGACGACGCGTGCTGGCGGCCGCGGCGACGGGATCGACGCTCGGGCTCGCCGGCTGCGGCGGCCTCGGCGGATCGGACGGCGACGCCGCCGGACAGACCGACGACGGAGCGAACGAGAGCGACGACGGCGACGGCGGGGGCGGCTCCGAGAGCGACTCGCGCGCGACGGTCGCGCTCGACGTCCAGGCGGAGATTCAGGCGGCCCAAGAGGAGATCGGGACGCGGGTCGAGGAGGGGAACCTCTCGCAGGAGGAGGCGCAGGCGGAGCTGCTCGACGCGCAGGCCGAGATCGTCTCGGCCGCGGTCGAGGACTTGGAGTCGTACGCGACCGGGGTGGACGGCCTCTCCGTGGAGAACGCGAACGAGCAGGCCGGTGCCGTGCTGGTCAGCGGGCCGGCCGCGGCGGTGCTGGACACGCTGGAGGCCGACCCGGTGAACGCGCTGCTGTCCGCCGCCGACTTCCCCGCCCCGCAGGACGGCGAGCAGGCGAACGGCTCCTGACCGGCTCCGCAACGACACCTTATAAGCCGCCGCGGGCGGAACGGTCTCGGTAATGCTGGATGGGGTCAACGTCGCGCTCGGCGTCTCCGGGAGCATCGCGGCGGTGAAGGTCGTCGAACTCGCCCACGAACTGCGCCGCCACGGCGCGAGCGTCCGCGCCGTCATGTCCCCCGCGGCGACGAACATCGTCCACCCGTGGGCGGTCGACTTCGCCACCGACGAGCCCGTCGTCACCGAGATAACCGGGAGCGTCGAGCACGTCGAGCTGTGCGGCCGCGAGGGGTGGGCGGACGCGCTCCTCTTGGCGCCCGCGACCGCGAACACCGCGGGGAAAGTCGCGGCCGCGGTCGACGACACGCCCGTGACCACCTGCGCGACGACCGCGCTCGGCGCGGACGTGCCCGTCGTGATGGCGCCCGCGATGCACGAGCCGATGTACGACCACCCGGGCGTCCTCGACGCGCTCGACCGCTTGGAGTCGTGGGGCGTCCGCTTCGCTGACCCGCGGATCGAGGAGGGGAAGGCCAAGATAGCGGCCGAGGACGACATCGTCACGGAGGTCGCGCGGGCGACGACTCCGCAGACGCTCGCCGGGTCGCACGTCGTCGTCACCGCGGGCGCGACGAAAGAGCGGATCGACCCGATCAGAATCTTAACGAACCGCGCGTCGGGGAAGACGGGCCGGGCGGTCGCGCGGGCGCTCTACGCCCGCGGCGCCCGGGTGACGCTCGTCCAGGACGGTCCCGAGGTGCCGTACGCCGACGTGGCGGCGGTCGAGACGGCCGACGAGATGATGGCGGCCTGCCGGCGGACCGCGGCGACCGCGGACGCGCTGGTCTCCGCGGCTGCCATCTCCGATTTCACCGCCGACGCCGTCGACGAGAAGATCCGGTCCGGCTCGCCGCTGTCGGTCGAACTGGAGCCGACGCCGAAGCTCATCGACTCGGTCCGCGAGGCGTACCCAGACCTCCCCATCGTCGGGTTCAAGGCAGAGACGTCGGGCGACGACGCGGCGATGGTCGCGGAGGCCGAGCGCATCCGCGACCGCGTGGGGCTGTCGTTCGTCGTCGCGAACGACGCGAGCGTGATGGGCGACGACGAGACGCGGGTCCTCATCGTGGGCGAGGACGGGACGGAGCCGGAGGAGGTCGCCGGCTCGAAGGGCGCGGTCGCCGGCCGGATCGCCGACCGACTCGCGGCGGCGCTCGACGCGTCGGCGTGAGTCCGACGGGGCGACCCGGCGGCCGGATCGCCCGCCCCCGGCAGGCTCCCCGCGGATACAAACTGTTTTGAGGCGTTGGAGTAACCACACGGGTAGAGATACTCATGTACAACGAGACGGTCACGCACGGCTCCGTGGGAGGTGTGGTGGGTGGCTGACGCCGACCCGCCGCCCGGCGACGGGACCGCCGCCCGTGCCGACTCGGTCGACTCCGCCGAGTCGACCGACCCGGCCGACTCCGAATCCGCGTCGACGGACGACGCGGCGGTCGGGGCGGTCATCGTTCCCGTCGAGCCGACCTCCACGCTCCGGTCGACGATCGCGCACGTCGCAGAAGCCGCCGCGGCCGAGGGGGCTCCGGCGATCCACCTCGTCGAGATCGCCTCGTGGCGGGACGGCGACCCGGAAAGCGACGAGCGGGCCGCCGCGGCCGACCGCGTGCTCGAACGCGCTGCGGCGTGGGCGACCGCCGACCTCGACGACTCCGAGGCGCCCGGCGCCGCGGACGTCGAGGTCGTTACTGCGGTGATCGGCGCCGACGACTACCTGTTCGGCGCCGACGACTACGTCCGGGTGCTGGCCGAGTACGCGGAGGCCAACGCCGCCGACCGCGTCGTGCTCGACCCCGAGTACACCCCGGTCGGCAACACGACGCTGCTCCAGCCGCTGGAGTTCGCGCTCTCGAACACGTCGCTGTCGGTCGAGACCGCGCCGGTCGACCGACCGACGCGCCGCGAGCGGTTCCGGACCGAGGCGACAACCGGCCGGTTCGTGGCCCTTTTCGGCCTCTCGCTCGCTTTCTACCTCCTGTTGGGCGACCCGACCTACTGGTTTGACCTCGTGACGGGGGTCGCGACCGCCGCGGTCGTGTCGATCACCCTCTCGCGGGTGAGCCTCGACTCGACGCCGGCGATCCCGCGCACCCCGATGCGAATTCTCCGCGGGCTGGTGTACGTCCCGGTGCTCCTCTACGAAATCGTGAAGGCGAACCTCGTGGTCGCCCGCGTCATCCTCGATCCGCGGCTCCCGATAGAGCCGACGATGAACCGGATGCGCGTGATCGTCGGGAGCGGGCTCCCGCTGATGACGCTGGCGAACTCGATCACGCTGACGCCCGGAACGTTGACCGTCCGCGCCCGCGACAGCGACCTGTACGTTCACTCGCTCGTCCCGTGGGCCCGCGAGGGGCTGTTCGACGGCTCCTTGGAGCGGTGGACCCGGTTCGTCTACTACGGGCGCCGCTCGGCGCGCCTGCCGACTCCCCGCGAGCGCGACGACGTCGCGATCCTTCAGGGCGACGACGCGACAGAGGAACTACCGATCGCCGCCGCCGACGGCGGCGCGGTCGGCGCGAGCGACGCGACCGCCGAGGCCGCCGAGACCGATGAGGCCGACGCGAGCGATGCGACCGCCGCGGCTGACGCGAGCGACGAGTCCGACGGCACCGACGGCGATGCCGACGAGGTGACCGACCGATGAGCCTCGTGGACGCCCCGCTCGCGGCCGGCTACACCCTCGGTGACTTCCTGCTCGTCGCGGCCGCCGGCTTCGCCGTCCTCGCGGTCGGCATGCTCTACCGCGCGGTGGTCGGGCCGACGATGCAAGACCGGGTGCTGGCGGTGAACGTCCTCGGGACGAACACCGTCGTCATCCTCGCCATCCTCGGGGCGGCGCTCGGGGAGCCGACGTTCCTCGACATCGCCCTGGTGTACGCGCTGCTCAACTTCCTGATGGCCATCGCCATCTCGAAGTTCACCGTCGAGCGGGGTGGTGTGCTGTGACCGCCGCCGCGCTGGAGACGGCCCGCGTCTGGCTCGTCGTCGCGCTCACGCTACTCGGGCTGTTCTTCTCGTTCGTCTCGATGACGGGCGTGCTCCGCCTGCCCGACCTGTACTCGCGGGCGCACACCGCCTCTCAGGCCGACACGCTGGGCGCCGGGTTCGGGCTGGCGGCCGTCGCGCTCACCGTCGGGCTGGCCGGGGCCGGGTTCAAGTCGGTCCTGCTGCTGTTTTTCATCTTCGTGACGAACCCGACCGCGGCCCACGCCATCGCCCGGGCCGCCTTCGAGGAGGGAATCGTGCCGTGGACCGACGGGGATGAGCGCCGATGACGGGCGCGCTCGCGGCCGCCGCTCCCCCCGGGGCGCCGGTCGTCGCGCAGGTGACGGCCGTCGAGGCGAGCCTGTTCGTCTTCGTGGTGTTGACCGCGCTGTTCACCGCGCTGGCGCGCGACGTGCTCGCGGCGGTGATCATCTTCGGCGCCTACAGCCTCGGGATGGCCGCGCTGTACACGTTCTACCGCGCGCCCGACGTCGCGATGACCGAGGCGGCCATCTCCGCCGGCGTGACGACCGTACTGTTGCTGCTCACGCTGGCGAAGACGACCCGGGCCGACCACGAGGCGGCCTTCGAGTCGGTGAACCTGCCCGCGGCGGGCGCGGCGGGGCTGCTGTTCGGCGGGCTGCTGCTCACGATGGGCGACATCCCGGCGGTCGGGTCCGAGGACGCGCCGATCTGGTCGAACCCGGACGTGAGCCAGTGGTACATCGCGGAGACGTACGCGGAGACGGGCGTCGAGAACGCGGTGATGGCCGTGCTGGCGGCGTTCCGCGGGTTCGACACCTTCGGAGAAGCGGTCGTCGTCTTCGCGGCCGGGATCGCCGCCCTCATCGTCCTCCACCGGGAGGTGTTCGCATGAGCGGCTCCGACGCCGACCTCGACCCCGGCGCCGACCCCGACTCCGACGCCGATCCCGAACCCGCCGCCCCCGGTTCCGGCGGGGGGTTCGGTCGCGACCGGCCGCCGCGAAGCGACGGTCGCCTCGACTCGGACAGCCGGCAGGGCACCCCGTACACGGAGAGTCAGGTGATCATGCCGACGGTGAAGATCGTCGCCCCGTTCGCGTTCACCTACGGGCTGTTCGTCACCTTCCACGGCGGCGGCTCGCCCGGCGGCGGGTTCCAGGGCGGCGCGATCGTGGCCGCGGTCGTGTTCATGATCGCGTTCGCGTTCGGCATCGAGGCCACCCGCGAGTGGCTCGCGAACACCGTTATCGTCGCGCTCGCCGTCGGCGGCACGCTCGTGTTCGCCGGCATCGGACTCGTCCCGGTCGCGCTCGGCGGCGCGTTCCTCCAGTACGAACTGCTTCCGATCCCGGACCCCGTCAAGTACGGGATGGAGGGCGTCGAGATCCTCGGGATCGGCACCATCGTCGCCGGCGTGCTCATGGGGCTGTTCTTCGTCCTCGCGAACGGCTTCAGCGACGCGGGCGGGTTCGCCGCCGCGGGCGCCTTCGACGACGAGGTCGGCGGCGACGCCGACGCGACCGACGACGGCGACGAACCCGACTCGGCCGACGCCGAGGCGACGGGCGACCGGTCGGACTCGGACGCCCCGGGACCGGCCGCGACCGACGGGGGTGAGCGGTGATGTTCGCGCTCGCGTCGACCGGCGGCGCCGTCGAAATCCTCGCGACCAGACACGCCTACGTCGCGTTCGCGCTGCTGCTCTGTATCGGGCTCTACATGATGATAGCGAACCCCAACCTCGTGAAGAAGATCATCGGACTCAACCTGTTCCAGACGGCGATATTCCTGCTGTTCATCGCCTCCGCGTACGTCGACGGCGGATCGATTCCGATCGTTCCGACCGGCGGCCCGGAGGGGGGACTCTACGTGAGTCCGCTGCCGCACGTGCTCGTGCTCACCGCCATCGTCGTCGGCGTGAGCCTCACCGCGGTCGCGCTCGCGCTGTGCATCCGGATCTACGACGAGTACGGTACGCTCCGGACCGACACGCTCCGCCAACTGCTCCGCGACGAGGGGTCGATCCCGTCGCCACGCTCGGCGGAGGCGCCGCGCGCGTCGGGGGAGCCGTCTCCCTCGTCCGCGGCGCCAGCGCCCGGCGAGACGGGCGACGACCCCGCGGACGGAGGTGGGGCCGATGACTGACGTCCTCCTGCCGCTCGCGGTCGTCGTCCCCATCGTCGCGGCGACGCTGCCGCTGGCGCTCGGCCTCCGGTACGACCGCGTCGGCTGGCCGGTCGCGGCGGTCGGGACGACTGCCACGGCCGGAATCGCGGCCGCGATCGCGGTCGTGACGGTGATAGACGGGCCGTTCAGGCACGCGCTCGGCGGGTTCCTCCCACCGATCGGGATCGAACTCGTGGCCGACCGGCTGTCGGTGGCGGTGCTGCTGCTCGTGGCCGCGGTCTCGGTCGCGACGCTCGCGTTCGCGCGGGTCGCCGGTCCGCGGGGGAACCCGTTCTACAGCGCGTACCTCCTGCTGGTCGGCGGCCTCGTCGGGATGGTGCTCACCGGCGACCTGTTCAACCTGTTCGTGTTCTTAGAGATCACGGGGCTGACGACGTACGCGCTCATCGCTTCGGACCGCTCGGGGGCGAGCGCGTACGCCTCGCTCAAGTACCTCGTCGTCGGGACCGTCGGCGCCTCGCTGTACCTGCTCGGCGTCGGCTACGCCTTCCTCGCGACGGGGACGCTGAACATGGTCGCCGTCCAAGAGCAGATCGTCTCGCAGGCGGGCTACGGCGACCCGCTCGTCCGCGCGAGCTACGCGTTCATCGTGACCGGGCTGGCGCTGAAGATCGCCATCTTCCCGGTCCACTCGTGGCAGCCGGACGCCTACCAGCGCGCGCCGGACTCGGTCACGACCATCGTCGCGGCCCTGGTATCGACCGCGAGCGCGTACGCGCTGATCCGCGTGACTTACACCGTGTTCACGGTTGACTTCCTCGCCGCGAACGAGGGGATCGCGACCGCGCTGCTCGTCGTCTCGACCGTCTCGATCGTCGCCGGCTCCGCGCTCGCCGCGATGCAGTCGAACCTCAAGCGGATGTTCGCGTACTCGTCGGTCGCGCAGTTCGGGATGATCGGCGCGGCTGTCGCGCTCGCGAACGAGACGGCGCTGCTCGGCGGGATCGTCCACTTGGTCGGCCACGGGATCATGAAGTTCGGTCTGTTCCTCGGCATCGGGCTGCTCGCGCTCGGCTACGGCAGCCGTCAGATCGGGGACCTCGCGAGCGTCGCCCGCGCGGCCCCGTACACGTCCGGCGCGCTCGCGGTCCTCGGACTCGGCCTCGTCGGGATTCCGCCCTCGATCGGCTTCCTCGGCAAGTGGTACATCGGGGTCGGCGCGGTCGACGCCGGACTCGCCGGCGGGGGCGCGGTCGGCATCGCGGTCGCGGCGGCGATATTCGTCAGCACGCTGTTCACGCTGTCGTACGTCGCGCGGCTGTTAGAGCGGTTCTACTTCGCCGGCGCCGGGCTTCCCGGCGACCACGGCGACGACGCCGCGGGAGGCGGGGACGCCTCCGCCGACGCGGCGACCGACGGTGGCCGCGCAGGCGACGACGCGGCGACCGACGGTGGCCGCGCAGGCGACGACGCGGCGACCGACGGGCGGGGGCCCCCCGCGACGACCGCGGAGGGCCTTCCCGCGCCCGTCAAGGGCGCCCCGCGGTCGTCGCTCGTCCCCGACCGGGTGCCGACGGCGCCGCTGCTCGCGCTCGGGCTGGCGGCGCTCGCGACGGTCGCGCTCGGCTTCGGCGGCTTCGCGCTCGCGGAGTGGTTCGACCCGTTCCTCACGGAGGCGTTCGCATGATAGAAGCTACACCCGACATACGTCCCCTACTGGCGGTTCTCGTCTCGTTCGTCGCGGCGTTTTTCATCGTCGCGTCGCACCGCTCGCCGAACGTCCGAGAGGGGTGGACGCTCGTCGCGTCGCTCGCGAAGTTTGGCGTCGTCGCGTCGATGCTCCCGGCGGTCCTCGACGGCGCGGTGTTCGAGTGGTCGGCCGGGGCGTTCCTCCCCGGGGTCGGCGCGCCGATCGAGTTCGCGCTCCGCGCGGACGCGCTCGGCATGCTGTTCGCGTTCCTCGCGAGCGGGCTGTGGATCGTCACATCGTTCTACAGCATCGGCTACATGCGCGGGTTAGACGAGCCGAACCAGACCCGGTACTTCGCGGCGTTCGCGGTGTCGCTCGCGGCGACGATGGGGATCGCGTTCGCGGGCAACCTCGTGACGATCTTCGTCTTCTACGAGATCCTGTCGATCGCGACGTACCCCCTCGTCGCGCACGACGAGACGGCCGAGGCGCGCTCGGCCGGCCGCAAGTACCTCGCGTACACGATGTTCGGCGGGGGCGTGCTCGTCCTCGCCGGCACAGCGCTCGTCTACCTGCTCGCCGGCTCCGTCGACTTCACCGCGGGCGGCATCGCGGAGCTCGCGAACGCCGACCCCGGGCTGGCGATGCTCGCCTTCTTCCTGCTCGCGATCGGGTTCGGCGTGAAGGCCGGGATCATGCCGCTCCACCAGTGGCTCCCCGAGGCGATGGTGGCGCCGACGCCGGTCTCCGGGCTGCTCCACGCGGTCGCGGTCGTCAAGTCCGGCGCGTTCGGCGTCTCGCGGGTCGTCTTAGACGTGTTCGGTCCCGAACTCGTCTTCGACCTCTCGCTACCGCTCGGGTTCTCCGCCGGCCTCGTCCTCTCGACCGTCGGGGCGATCACGCTCACCGCGGCCTCCCTCATCGCCCTCCGAAAGGACCACTTGAAGCGCCGACTCGCCTACTCGACGATCAGCCAGCTGAGCTACATCATCCTCGGGCTGGGGCTGTTCGGTTGGTACGGGCTGGTGGGCGCGCTCTTACACATCCCGGCGCACGCGTTCATGAAGCTCACCCTGTTCTTCTGTGCGGGCAACATCCACGTGTCGACCCACACGGACTACATCTCCCAGATGGCGGGGATCGGCAAGCGGATGCCCCTGACGATGGGGGCGTTCACGGTCGCCTCGCTGGGGATGGCGGGGATCCCGCTGCTCGCCGGCTTCGTCAGCAAGTACTACATGCTGATCGGCGGGGTTCAGATGGGGATGGAGCTCACCCCGATCGCGTACTACCTCGTGGGCGCGCTCCTCCTCTCCGGCGTACTCAACGTCGCCTACTTCTGGCCGGTTATCTACACCGCCTTCTTCGAGGCGGAGGACGCCCACGACGCGAAGCCGCTCGTCGACTTCCCGCTCGGCGGCGAGTCGCGGTCGATCGTGGCGGCGACCGACGGGGGCCGCGCAGGTGACGACGCGGACGACTCTGACGACGATGACGAGGGGGAATCCGCTGACACCGTCGACGACATCGTCGCGGACGCGGGAGACGCGGACGACTCCTCGTCCGACGCCGACGGCGTCGACGAGTCCGAGATTCCGGACGCCGACCTCGACGACCTCCCGACCGACGAGGAGGGCGTCGTCCGGCCGGACTTCGCGGCGAGCGAGCGCGACTTCTCGGAGCCGGCCGAGCGCGTCGACACGGGCGACTACGCTGTCGACAAGCGCCCCTCCGACGCCGACGTGCCGTTCGGCCCGGGACGCGCCGACGCGGCCGACGAGCGCGCGGGCGACGCCGCCGAGGCCCACGACGACGGCGAACCCGCCGCCGACGCTCACGACGCTCACGCCGGCGACGACCACGCCGTAGCTGATCACGACGACCACGGGGCCGACGACCACGACGACGGCCACCACGGCGGCCCGCCGGCTGGCGGCTGGGAGCACGTCGCCGGGCTCGACGCCCTCCGCGGGCGCGAGTCGACGTGGTTCACGCTCGGCCCGATTCTCACCTCGATGACGCTCGCGGTGCTGCTCGGGGTGATCCCCTACGAGATGGGCTTCCTGGAGCTGATCGAGCTCATCGTCGACACGCGGCTCCCCGAGGAGGTGATGCGCCCGTGACGGTGCCCACGAGCCTCCTCGCGTCGATTCCGCCGTACGTCCTGATCGCGTTCGCGGCGCTCGCGGTGCTGGCGCTGCCGCGTCGGTCGGGACACGCGGTCGCCGCGCTGGCGACGGCGTTCACCTTCGCGCAGGCGGTGCTGCTCGGTGACGGTGGCACGGGCGCGCACCTCGCGACGACGTTCCTCGGCTTCGACGTCGTGTTCTTCAACGTCGACCAGTTCTCGCTGCTGATGGGCGTCGTCGTCGGATTCCTCGCGACGGCCGCGGTGCTGTACGCGTACGGCAGCGAGGCGCCGACGTGGGTGACCGCGTTCGCGCTGACGTACGTCGCCACGACCGTGGGGACGATATACGCCGGCGACTGGCTCACCCTGATCTTCTTCTGGGAGCTGATGGCCGTCACCTCGACGCTGCTCGTCTGGCAGCACGGCGGCGAGGCGGTGCGGGCGGGCTACCGCTACGCGCTGTTCCACGGCACCGGCGGGACCATCCTGCTCGCGGCGGTCGTCGTCCACTTCGCCAACGCCGGGACGTTCCTGTTCTCGGAGACGGCCGGGATCCACCCGGCCGCGACGGTGCTCGCGGCGGTCGGCATCGGCATCAACTGCGGGTTCATCTTCCTGCACAGCTGGCTGCCGGACACCTACCCGCGGCCGCACGTCGCGGCGTCGGTGTTCCTCTCGGTGTTCACGACGAAGACCGCCGCCTACGTGATGTACCGCGCGTTCCCCGAGGGCGGCATGTGGCTCGCGTACCTCGGCGGGTTCATGGCCGTCTACGGCGCGTTCTTCGCGCTGCTCCAGTACGACCCCCGGCGGCTGCTGTCGTACCACATCCAGGCCCAGCTGGGCTACATGCTCGCCGGGTTCGGCCTCGCCACGGCGGTCGGAGAGTTCGCCGTCGTCGGCGGCTTCGCGCACCTGTTCAACAACGTCCTCTACAAGAGTCTCCTCTTCATGGCGGTCGGCGTCGTCGTCTACCGGACCGGCGTCGAGGACATCCGAGAC
The sequence above is a segment of the Halorubrum sp. 2020YC2 genome. Coding sequences within it:
- a CDS encoding Na(+)/H(+) antiporter subunit D — encoded protein: MTVPTSLLASIPPYVLIAFAALAVLALPRRSGHAVAALATAFTFAQAVLLGDGGTGAHLATTFLGFDVVFFNVDQFSLLMGVVVGFLATAAVLYAYGSEAPTWVTAFALTYVATTVGTIYAGDWLTLIFFWELMAVTSTLLVWQHGGEAVRAGYRYALFHGTGGTILLAAVVVHFANAGTFLFSETAGIHPAATVLAAVGIGINCGFIFLHSWLPDTYPRPHVAASVFLSVFTTKTAAYVMYRAFPEGGMWLAYLGGFMAVYGAFFALLQYDPRRLLSYHIQAQLGYMLAGFGLATAVGEFAVVGGFAHLFNNVLYKSLLFMAVGVVVYRTGVEDIRDMGGLWRVMPVTFLVYLVGAASITAVPGFNGFISKGMVLDSAHEVHEYVLLLDSGLLWWLLVLGGVGTFMSFIKLGYYVFFHGSATLSPDDATPFQTVGMLLAAGACVFFGVFYTQLIELMPFTDLILSDEVYFKPYSQSHLTESAALLVAGFVGFFALKRPLGWLAHRMPDIDAVLFPSAFYLGRGSVWGVTELWAAVDRTVMALAGATMRTATRPREALARAGVDTEIRAGIGRSVLFLTLAAGVALFASLLL